The sequence GGAATTCTGACAGCACTAATCTGCCGGGGCCGATGTTCTGTTGGTACCTGCGTAATACCTATCTCGAGGACGGCCTCAAGCATCCGGGCAAGGTCAGCGTGCTAGGCGAGCCGGTCGACTTCGGACAGATTGCCGCACCCACTTTTTTGTACGCATCGCGCGAAGACCATATCGTGCCGTGGACCTCAGCGTATGCCTCGATGGCGCTGCTCAATCCCAAGCATCCGAAACTGAACCAGTTTGTCGTCGGTGCCTCCGGCCATATCGCCGGCGTCATCAACGCGCCAGCCAAGAACAAGCGCAGTTTCTGGAGCAACGACAAGGTCGCCAAATCGGCCGCAGAGTGGATGGAAAAATCCACCGAGCAGCCCGGCAGCTGGTGGCCGTCATGGGCGGCATTCCTGCAAAAGCACGCGGGTAAACAGGTCAAGCCGCGCGCCTATGGCAATGCCGATTTCCCGGTCATTGAACCTGCACCGGGTCGCTACGTCAAAGCCAAGTCCAGCTAACTTTACGGAGGAGTCATGGCACAACATATCGCTTACGTGACCGGTGGCATGGGGGGAATCGGTACGCCGATTTGCCGGCGGCTCTGCAAGGAGGGCTACACGGTCATCGCCGGTTGCGGTCCGAATTCGCCGCGCAAGGACAAGTGGCTGGCTGACATGCGCAGTCAGGGCTGCATGGTCCACGCCTCGGAAGGCAATGTGGCTGACTGGGATTCCACGGTGGCCGCGTTCGAGAAAGTCCGGGCCGAAGTCGGCGTGGTCGATATCCTGGTCAACAACGCCGGCATCACCCGCGACGGCCAGTTCCGCAAGATGCTGAAGTCGGACTGGGATGCGGTCATCGATACCAATCTCAATTCGCTGTTCAACGTCACCAAGCAAGTCATCGAAGGCATGATTGCGCAGGGCTGGGGCCGCATCATCAATATCTCGTCGGTCAATGGCCAGAAAGGGCAGTTCGGCCAGACCAATTATTCGACCGCCAAGGCCGGCTTGCACGGCTTCACCATGGCGCTGGCACAGGAAGTCGCCACCAAGGGCGTCACCGTCAACACGGTCTCGCCCGGCTATATCGGAACCGACATGGTGCGGGCCATCCGCGCCGACGTGCTCGACAAGATCGTCGCCGGCATTCCGGTCAAGCGGCTCGGAGAGCCCGATGAGATCGCCTCGATCGTGGCCTGGATCGCTTCCGACGAAGGCGGCTATGCAACCGGCTCCGACTTTTCACTCAATGGCGGCTTGCATATGGGCTGACGGATTGCCGGCAGTTTTTTTTGCAGTGCAGAGGCTTATTCCCGAAAGACAAGAAACTCCGGTGACTGCGGCGGTAGCTGGGTGGTTTGACCCTATAATGAAGATCCCGAAAAGAACGAACGTTCAATTCGGTAGTGATTAACGATGATGCGTTGCGACGCAATAAGTGGAAGTTTCTATGAACAGTGTTAAAAAAGTAGCCGAGCGACTGATCAAGAAATACCCGAATCGCCGTTTGTATGACACCCAGACCAGTTCCTACATCACGTTGGTCGATGTCAAGCAGCTGGTCCTGGACAATGAAGTTTTCATGGTCATCGACGCCAAGACGAACGACGATCTGACCCGCGCAATCCTGCTGCAGATCATCCTTGAAGAAGAGTCGAATGGCTCGCCGATGTTTTCCAGTGAAGCGCTGTCGCAGATCATCCGTTACTACGGGCATGCGATGCAGGGAATGATGGGCAACTACCTCGAGAAAAACATCCAGGCTTTCATCGATATCCAGAACAAGCTGACTGAAAACTCGAAGGGCATGTACGAAGGCAAACCCTTCAGTCCCGAAATGTGGACCCAGTTCATGAATGTCCAGGGGCCGATGATGCAAGGCATCACCAGCAATTACATCGAACAGAGCAAGAGCCTGTTCGTGCAGATGCAGGAGCAGATGCAATCCCAGACCAAATCGATGTTCGGTGCATTCCCGTTCAATCCGCTGGATCCGGCGAACAAGAAGTAAGTCGTCAAGAACCCGTCCGGTTCGGGGCGGCGCAGAGGGTACAATGGCGGCTTCGCTTTTTGTGCCTTTTTTTACGCCCCTATTCCATGTCCAGCTCCTCCGTCGTCATTCCTGTTGCCGTTGTTCCCGCCACCGCTCCCAAAGTCGGTTTTGTCTCGCTCGGTTGTCCCAAAGCGCTGGTCGACTCCGAACAAATCCTGACGCAACTGCGCGCCGAAGGCTACGAGACCGCCAAGTCCTACGATGGTGCCGACCTGGTCATCGTCAATACCTGCGGCTTCATTGATGCCGCCGTCCAGGAATCGCTGGACGCCATCGGCGAGGCGCTGCACGAAAACGGCAAGGTCATCGTCACCGGTTGCCTCGGTGCGAAGAAGGATGCCAACGGCGAGGACATCATCCTCAAAGTCCATCCGAAAGTGCTGGCCGTGACCGGTCCGCATGCGCTCGGCGAAGTCATGGATGCAGTCCACATTCATCTGCCAAAACCGCATGCGCCATTCCTGGATCTGGTGCCACCGCAAGGCGTCAAGCTGACGCCCAAGCATTTTGCGTATCTGAAGATTTCCGAAGGCTGTAACCACCGCTGCAGTTTCTGCATCATCCCATCGATGCGCGGCGACCTCGTGTCGCGCCCGATCGCCGAAGTCATGCTCGAAGCCGAAAACCTGTTCAAGGCCGGCGTGCGCGAACTGCTGGTGATCTCGCAAGACACCAGCGCGTATGGCGTCGATGTCAAATTCCGCATGGGATTCTGGAATGGCCGTCCGGTCAAGACCCACATGACGCAGCTGGTCGAAGCGCTCGGCGAACTGGCCAAGCAATATGGCGCGTGGGTGCGCCTGCATTACGTCTACCCGTATCCGCATGTCGACGCGATCATCCCGCTGATGAACGAAGGGCACATCCTGCCGTACCTCGACGTGCCATTGCAGCATGCGCATCCCGATGTCCTCAAGCGCATGAAGCGTCCTGCCAACGGCGAAAAAAACATCGAGCGCATCCAGGCCTGGCGCGCGATGTGTCCCGACATCACGATCCGGTCGACCTTCATCGCCGGTTTTCCGGGCGAGACCGACGCCGAGTTCGAGTACCTGCTGGACTTCCTGAAAGAAGCCGAGATTGACCGGCTGGGTTGCTTTGCCTACTCGCCGGTCGAAGGCGCGACCGCCAATGCGCTTGATAATCCGGTGCCGGAAGAACTGCGCGAAGAACGCCGCGGCCGCGTGATGCTGCTGCAGGAACAGATTTCGACGAAGCGTCTCAAGGCCAAGGTGGGCAAGACCCTGCGCGTGCTCATCGATGCACTCGACGGCAGTGGCGGAGTTGGTCGCTCGTCGGCCGATGCGCCTGAAATCGATGGCGTCGTGTA comes from Actimicrobium sp. CCC2.4 and encodes:
- the phbB gene encoding acetoacetyl-CoA reductase, with protein sequence MAQHIAYVTGGMGGIGTPICRRLCKEGYTVIAGCGPNSPRKDKWLADMRSQGCMVHASEGNVADWDSTVAAFEKVRAEVGVVDILVNNAGITRDGQFRKMLKSDWDAVIDTNLNSLFNVTKQVIEGMIAQGWGRIINISSVNGQKGQFGQTNYSTAKAGLHGFTMALAQEVATKGVTVNTVSPGYIGTDMVRAIRADVLDKIVAGIPVKRLGEPDEIASIVAWIASDEGGYATGSDFSLNGGLHMG
- the phaR gene encoding polyhydroxyalkanoate synthesis repressor PhaR, yielding MNSVKKVAERLIKKYPNRRLYDTQTSSYITLVDVKQLVLDNEVFMVIDAKTNDDLTRAILLQIILEEESNGSPMFSSEALSQIIRYYGHAMQGMMGNYLEKNIQAFIDIQNKLTENSKGMYEGKPFSPEMWTQFMNVQGPMMQGITSNYIEQSKSLFVQMQEQMQSQTKSMFGAFPFNPLDPANKK
- the rimO gene encoding 30S ribosomal protein S12 methylthiotransferase RimO, whose product is MSSSSVVIPVAVVPATAPKVGFVSLGCPKALVDSEQILTQLRAEGYETAKSYDGADLVIVNTCGFIDAAVQESLDAIGEALHENGKVIVTGCLGAKKDANGEDIILKVHPKVLAVTGPHALGEVMDAVHIHLPKPHAPFLDLVPPQGVKLTPKHFAYLKISEGCNHRCSFCIIPSMRGDLVSRPIAEVMLEAENLFKAGVRELLVISQDTSAYGVDVKFRMGFWNGRPVKTHMTQLVEALGELAKQYGAWVRLHYVYPYPHVDAIIPLMNEGHILPYLDVPLQHAHPDVLKRMKRPANGEKNIERIQAWRAMCPDITIRSTFIAGFPGETDAEFEYLLDFLKEAEIDRLGCFAYSPVEGATANALDNPVPEELREERRGRVMLLQEQISTKRLKAKVGKTLRVLIDALDGSGGVGRSSADAPEIDGVVYVKPPFEPHRKLKVGDFVEVEITASDAHDLWGEAQ